The Dasypus novemcinctus isolate mDasNov1 chromosome 20, mDasNov1.1.hap2, whole genome shotgun sequence genome includes a region encoding these proteins:
- the PHYH gene encoding phytanoyl-CoA dioxygenase, peroxisomal isoform X2, whose amino-acid sequence MAEDRAAARLRLVLQHLGGPVPEAAVAHPTSGAHSVGSARPQQFQYTLDNNVLSLEQRQFYEENGFLVIKNLVSDADIQRFREEFEKICRQEVKPQLLTIMRDILRYVECFTGPDIMAMHTMLINKPPDSGKKTSRHPLHQDLHYFPFRPSNLVVCAWTAMEHVDRNNGCLVVLPGTHTGPLLKHDYPQWEGGVNIMFHGIQDYDKNNARVHVEMEKGDTVFFHPLLIHGSGRNKTQGFRKAISCHFAGSRCHYIPVKGTSQDNIRKDILRTMNKVYGNTGDIELEDFFKFRARLVKGRRINL is encoded by the exons GTAGCTCACCCCACTTCAGGAGCCCATTCCGTGGGCAGTGCCCGTCCTCAACAATTCCA GTATACTCTGGATAATAATGTTCTAAGCCTGGAACAGAGACAGTTTTATGAAGAAAATGGGTTTCTTGTCATTAAAAATCTGGTGTCCGATGCTGACATCCAACGCTTTAG GGAGGAGTTTGAAAAAATCTGCAGACAGGAGGTGAAGCCACAGTTGCTGACGATCATGAGAGAT ATTCTGAGATATGTGGAGTGCTTCACTGGACCCGATATTATGGCCATGCACACCATGCTGATAAATAAGCCGCCAGATTCAG GCAAGAAGACGTCGCGCCACCCACTGCACCAGGACCTGCACTACTTCCCCTTCAGGCCCAGCAACCTCGTGGTGTGCGCGTGGACGGCCATGGAGCACGTGGACCGCAACAACGGCTGCCTGGTGGTGCTCCCCGGCACGCACACGGGGCCCCTGCTGAAGCACGACTACCCCCAGTGGGAG GGCGGTGTCAATATAATGTTCCACGGGATTCAGGACTATGACAAAAATAACGCCCGTGTGCACGTGGAGATGGAGAAAGGAGACACCGTCTTCTTCCACCCTCTGCTCATCCACGGGTCGGGCCGGAACAAAACTCAAGGATTCCGGAAG GCCATCTCCTGCCACTTTGCCGGCAGCCGCTGCCACTACATCCCTGTGAAGGGCACCAGCCAAGATAACATAAGGAAGGACATTTTGAGAACGATGAATAAAGTATATGGAAATACAGGTGACATTGAACTGGAG GACTTCTTTAAGTTTCGGGCACGGCTCGTGAAAGGACGAAGAATCAACCTTTGA
- the PHYH gene encoding phytanoyl-CoA dioxygenase, peroxisomal isoform X1, with amino-acid sequence MAEDRAAARLRLVLQHLGGPVPEAAVAHPTSGAHSVGSARPQQFQYTLDNNVLSLEQRQFYEENGFLVIKNLVSDADIQRFREEFEKICRQEVKPQLLTIMRDVSIAKSEYVPSEKTVSKVQDFQEDKELFRYCTLPEILRYVECFTGPDIMAMHTMLINKPPDSGKKTSRHPLHQDLHYFPFRPSNLVVCAWTAMEHVDRNNGCLVVLPGTHTGPLLKHDYPQWEGGVNIMFHGIQDYDKNNARVHVEMEKGDTVFFHPLLIHGSGRNKTQGFRKAISCHFAGSRCHYIPVKGTSQDNIRKDILRTMNKVYGNTGDIELEDFFKFRARLVKGRRINL; translated from the exons GTAGCTCACCCCACTTCAGGAGCCCATTCCGTGGGCAGTGCCCGTCCTCAACAATTCCA GTATACTCTGGATAATAATGTTCTAAGCCTGGAACAGAGACAGTTTTATGAAGAAAATGGGTTTCTTGTCATTAAAAATCTGGTGTCCGATGCTGACATCCAACGCTTTAG GGAGGAGTTTGAAAAAATCTGCAGACAGGAGGTGAAGCCACAGTTGCTGACGATCATGAGAGATGTGAGTATCGCAAAATCGGAGTATGTTCCAAGTGAGAAAACGGTCTCGAAGGTCCAGGATTTCCAGGAAGACAAAGAGCTCTTCAGATACTGCACTCTCCCTGAG ATTCTGAGATATGTGGAGTGCTTCACTGGACCCGATATTATGGCCATGCACACCATGCTGATAAATAAGCCGCCAGATTCAG GCAAGAAGACGTCGCGCCACCCACTGCACCAGGACCTGCACTACTTCCCCTTCAGGCCCAGCAACCTCGTGGTGTGCGCGTGGACGGCCATGGAGCACGTGGACCGCAACAACGGCTGCCTGGTGGTGCTCCCCGGCACGCACACGGGGCCCCTGCTGAAGCACGACTACCCCCAGTGGGAG GGCGGTGTCAATATAATGTTCCACGGGATTCAGGACTATGACAAAAATAACGCCCGTGTGCACGTGGAGATGGAGAAAGGAGACACCGTCTTCTTCCACCCTCTGCTCATCCACGGGTCGGGCCGGAACAAAACTCAAGGATTCCGGAAG GCCATCTCCTGCCACTTTGCCGGCAGCCGCTGCCACTACATCCCTGTGAAGGGCACCAGCCAAGATAACATAAGGAAGGACATTTTGAGAACGATGAATAAAGTATATGGAAATACAGGTGACATTGAACTGGAG GACTTCTTTAAGTTTCGGGCACGGCTCGTGAAAGGACGAAGAATCAACCTTTGA